The Octopus sinensis unplaced genomic scaffold, ASM634580v1 Contig00455, whole genome shotgun sequence genome includes the window AATGTCACAGTTGATAACAACATCACGGACGATTTCACGTTTAATAAAGCAGAGAAACTTCTTCCACTACTAGAAATTGTTCCTTGCTAAAAAAACTAGTGAgtggatattttcttgtttttatatttttatcgaaaTCAATTTTAATTGTAACATTATCTCCAATTGTGATatctttttttcgaaaatttttgttTGCGTCTTCTGtaacttttcttttatacttttcattATGAGTTTTTACTTCTAAGGATAATTCCGTTTCTTCCGATTCTGAGTTAATCTCTTCTTCTGCGCCTCCACATGGCAAAATATTAAAACCCGTTATTCCGTAAAATAGACTGGGTAAATAAAAAGAGACTAACCAAAATTGTGACTTTCCAGTTGCGCGATGACAAgttatgttgtatttatacacCACCTTCTGTAGAATTTCTCTCCACCTTATAGATTCTGTTGCGAACAAAGTCTTCCCCAACCAACGTTTGAGAGTTTGgttatatctttctatttgtccTTGAGATTGTGGGTGCCTTGGTCTTCCATATATCGGAGTTATTTTCCAATCATCAAGAAGTTTTGAAACTTCTTTGTTGCGGAATTCCTTTCCATTGTCCGAATGAAAATAAATTGGAGGACCGACAGTCTGGAATAAACTCTCAATTGCATTATAGATGCTTTGTGATGTTTTATTCTCTAACGCGAATGACCATGCAAACTTTGTGTATGCATCGATGACAGTAAGTATCCATTTAAAATTGTCATTATTTGCAGAATACCGCCTTAGATCTATACAGTCGGCGATAAATCTTTCGTATTTTTTTTCCACAGAAATCATTCTGATATTTTCACAAGTACTTAAAGAGTTAAATGATTGGCACGGTATGCATTTTGATACAAAATCACGAATTATACATTGTTTAATTCCAATATATTTTTGAGAAATTAGATAACACATTTTATTGAACCCAGGATGTCCTTCATTATGTTCATCACAAAGAATAGATTGAATCCTTTCATGTTCAAAAGGACATATAACAATTTTATGTGTTCCTGATTTGGAATAAGAGAATAATTGATCGTCTGCAAAATGAAGAGTTTTACACTTTCTTCGAATTGTTCGCTTTTTGGTTTCTGTCATTCCAGGTTCATATTTTTTAGACAATAGATATAGTAAAATAGAATCATATTCTCCTTTGCTATTGATGTGTATCGAGCGCACCATGAACAGTTTAAAATTTATTCCCAAAATCATAATAATTTGGAGTGATAAATCCGATTTATCACTCCGGACACTTAGAACTGGCCCGGACGCTATAACTTACGACAATAACTAATTTGTGACTCCCGTTTTCAACACGATAATAAAGGCAGTCATTTAATAGTATAAAAGATTTTGACTTGGTCAAAAGCCTTCTTTCCTAATATCTATTTCTTGTCTTTACATCGATCCCTTGGAGAATTGACTTGATTTGATCATATTCATTGTTATTTCTTATATAACTTCTTTTGTTTTGGAAAACCAAACGTGAACAATCCATAGTATAtagcagcggttctcaaccttttttagactggggaccacttttgaactataaaattttgtggggaccaccttaaataaaataaacattttttggtattagcgcacaatttttgacctcgtcagggccaggtttagacatgttcgaatatttattataaaaataacatgaacattatgaaaataacagaaaatttaatagtaatttagtgagatttctgatcttgtttgttcagaataattttacttatatcaggctctatgttcgacaaagctactcgcatatcatcttgtacccgtagtctatttctatattttgtttttagaaaagtcagacacgacatcgccatttcacagtgataagtagtggggaatgcaagtattgattccaatgcagttttactcaaaatggggaattctttcgccatctgacacctaacaataaaaagtaattattaatgagaataccaaaaatctaataatgaagtacatttgaaaataatctgagCAGACTGATTACATTGAAGTTCAATCAAGCTCTGCTGAAAATTGAGTTCCTGATATTCTTTAAATGAGGTCAAGAAAGGTTGAACGATCCAGTTTGGAATTGGGTCTTCAACAGGAAAATAATCATCAAATTTTGTCTTGAGATTTTCCAGATGTTTGATTATCAGACTTAGAAGAACATTATCCGGTGGGTTGTGTCCGAGATGATATTCAAGCATTGGGAACATTGAtgttattcctttttttattttcattatccacaataataactttttttaaaagccaTTATTATTTGAGTTTGGAAAATTCGATAATTAAGTGGTCGAGATCGAATATAGTTTATCACTTTTACAATAGTGTTTAGTGTTTCTCTTAACGACGAACACATAGTTTTTGAACAAAGTGCATATTTGTGCAATGCACAATGTCTTGTAATAATATCAGGAACCAAATCCTTAATACGAGTAACAAGTCCAGATTGATGACCAATCATCGCAGGTGCACCATCAGTACATATAGATCCAACTTTATCTCATTGGATTTTATTCGTCTTcataaaattgtcaaaaatattaaagatgtcctctccACGAGTGTGTCCATCCAtctccaaacaaaataaaaactcatCAATAATATTCTCATCATCAACAAAGCGAACATAGGACACAAGCTGACAGACGTTAGAAATGTCAGTTGACTCGTCCAATTGAATACTTATTCTGCATTTACTTTTAttgattctttcaattaattgcTCCAGGATATCAGATGACAATTCTGAAATTCTACGGGAAATTGAATCGTTGGATAATGGTATGTCCTTAAGTTTGGTAACTGCATCCGGACCAAACAAAATTCGAGCCATTTCAAGAGCCACTGGTTTGATTAACTTTTCACCAGAATTATGTGCAGCTTTGTTTTTTGCGATAATCATTGAGACCTATTTGttttagatataaattaaaattacagcaTATGATGCTTCTAATCTCGGTTATTCTTGAGATTTATTAAACCACTCAAGCTTTGGCTGTGAATCAAACTTCGTTCTTttgactttaaaatattcatgtgaGGAAGAATTTTCTGGGTGTACAGACTCTTTGTGGCGCCTAAGTTGAGAAGGTTTCAGTGAATTGTTTCCCAAAATTTTATGGCAAATCATGCATTTTGCCTTTAATTCATTATTTGGGGCAATGAATTTAGTGAATCCAAATTGTACGTAGGAATCCGACCAAAGACGACGATTCTTGTTAACCATAACTAGAATGATAAACCACGCTAATCAAatcagattaatttcaatgtttttgatttatacttaattgtacaattagttttaaatttaatacagtgaaacctctcgaatccgctgcttctcgaatccgccgcttctcgaatccgcttgttttaatcaaaaatttgaaatttcctatgaatgattcttgaatccgcttgtttctcgaatccgctcctcaagtattatgaaaaataattttttatctaattgtaagttaaattaattaacattttaaaattttcattacacgttaaattgtatttttgtgatgcTTCGCTGTGTTAGACTTTCTgtcaacgaaaaaatttctatactacgttatatttctgacaacccattcgtttctgcacctcaaatttccaggattgtttcttcacggttaaaaaagaaaatttctccgaGAACTATAAACGACCTTAAATCAAAATCGGACCTTTTGAATAGGACTGACATCAAAAAATTAAACCTAACGAGAATTCCAAaactcaaatttaatgaaattgatgtaGCGATGATAACATGGATTAACTTAATGGAATCTAGTGGAGCAATTCTATCAGATTCGATGTTAATTGCAAAAGCTCTTAagtttggaaaaaattttccagAATTTAAAGCAAGTCGTGGGTGGCTAGAAAAGTTTAAATTACGAAATGGTATCAAGTTAAGAAAATTACACGGAAACAGTGGATCAGTAAATCATGATGAAAAATCTATTactgattttaatgaaacaatgaGTTTAAAAATTGAACAATATGGATTGGACAATGTTTATAATGCAGATGAAACTGGTGTTTTTTACAAGGCGATTCCTTCCAAAAGTGTGTGTACCAAATCACGGCCTGGAATAAAGTTGTCGAAGGATCGATTTTCGTTACTATTATGCGCAAATTGTTCTGGTTCCGATAAAAGAAGGCCTGTGATGATAGGAAGATTCAAAAGTCCAAggtgttttaaaaatttcaacattggaaaatatgttaccTACACCCATTCCAATAAGGCATGGATGAACCGTGAAATTTTTAACAAGTGACTCAGTGATTTTGATTGTGaacttgcaaagaaaaaaagaaaaattctacttgTAATAGATCAATGTCCATCTCatcaaattatttaataattatacttaGGAAACACTTATTGAAGAGGAATCAAATGAGAAAAAAGTTGATCTCTCAGAAGCCTTCAGAGCTCTAGAGATTATTAAAACTTATGCTTCTCAGGTAAATGCAGATATAGATGATCATGAAAATATTATGCGAATTGGGGAAATGttaagaaaatcaattaaaaaataaaattggtcCAATTTAACGCATTTAGTGGTCCAATTTAACGCATTTAGTGGTCCAATTTAACGCATTCAAGCTTAGAATCTTTCCTTTTGTTATTACATCAAGCATTCGTAATTTTATCGAgggttaaaattctaaaaaaagtaaaaaatgtcacACTCACCAGAATAAACGGTTTTTTATTGCGCTtgtgtaattaaaattttcaatttagacatataacacaatacaaaaaaaatataacaaaattgattTAGGGTTAATTTAATGATCCCTTTCGATATCGACAAAGAAAAATCACGGTTATCTTTGCAAAATATGCCGTATTTaaaaaaacggtttttttttgcacctagtgtataaaatattatttaaattgcctctcgaatccgccgaccactaaaaattttctggggaccacggttgagaacccctgacctaaatgatgaaatttcaaataatttaaccattaaaagaaactacatccCGAAATATTCCTTTgaatccatttaaatatataaataaaggtaaaCCAAATAAAGACAACATCGCTACATAATGGATCAACAGCGTGGTCACACGTGCCTTAATTCATTAGTTTTGccattgaaaattaaataattaaacaatatttaattaaaaatgaactatattttaattaaaacacaatttTAAATATCATTAGTTCTCATGcattacataaaaataaagtCTCGAATAAGTTTCTGATccagaggaaaaaaattcaaataaaaagacTATATTTCGCCACTTAATCCtaccaaaaatatttaaatccaaataaaaatgtaattgaTATTTATTCCAGCTATCTCTTTTTGGCTTTTTATCCGCCAATTTCTGCCAGGCTCATGGCTGGAATACAGCGTCTGTGTACTCTACAGGTTTCACTGATGTCTCTTGGTGGCTACTTTCTCACTCAGTCGCTCATTAATTTCCTCAATATCTATTAAAATAATCGTTACGTGATTCACCGCCGTAGTTGAAAGGTTGCCTTTACTGGAAACTCGATCTTGACGAATGACGCCACCATGATTCTAAGTACCAGATGAATCTCGGATGGAGGAACGTGTAAAATCCTAGTCTAGAAACAGCCGAACgccaatgaataaaaataaaagaaatttaaaaagaatgaGCACCTTCATTCATTCCGGATTAATTAGATTTACTAGCATACTCGTTCTCTCTCTTGTTCTTGCAAAACTGTGTGGCTGGCACATGCAAAATCTTAGGCACATAAACACTTGTTAAACCTCCGGAGCAAACCTCAGGAATAGAATATGCAAGAAAGATTTAATCGTTGAAAAAGTTGGCCTCGAAATTAATCTGAAAAATATGAGATCACTAATTTGAATCCTAGTCAAGCTGATTTGGGGTTTATCATAAATGAGTATGGACACACCATCATGACGTTAAAATAACTTGAAAGGAAGATCTATAAATGTTGTGATCACCAATATTAAAATTCTGTAGGAAAAAATCTTCTTGTTTTACTGGACGCACATGACGAACTGTTCCTcctaaaaagtatatatttctgaCTAGGCTTATGTATTTTATACGCTCTGCTTCATGTGTccaatgaaaatttaaattatttaaactcagaatgataACTCGAGTTTGTTCCGAAATATTTGCAACAATAATTagtttattgtaaatatttttcttctgaaaCTAAAAAAACGGTGtttgaaagat containing:
- the LOC115226909 gene encoding tigger transposable element-derived protein 6-like — protein: MITWINLMESSGAILSDSMLIAKALKFGKNFPEFKASRGWLEKFKLRNGIKLRKLHGNSGSVNHDEKSITDFNETMSLKIEQYGLDNVYNADETGVFYKETLIEEESNEKKVDLSEAFRALEIIKTYASQVNADIDDHENIMRIGEMLRKSIKK